From a single Miscanthus floridulus cultivar M001 chromosome 8, ASM1932011v1, whole genome shotgun sequence genomic region:
- the LOC136471319 gene encoding uncharacterized protein: MGSRQIVAVLQVGGEFSTDDDGRMSYYGGEAHAMHVKSDWTFKAFKHEISSTLNNLKLDSYVFKYFLPRNDKTLISISNDKDLKRMVEFHAESETTYIYVMKKADNRLKISIAGADAPADCAVIATTPDGSKRQKICASWENAITGAGQVFQSAKEFRDALHKYAIAHRFHYKFVKNDSSRVTAECTDGGCAWRIHASKSRSKEFMVKKVFGTHTCESETIKSHRLASQKWVASVIKEKIRDSPNYRPRDIANDLQREYGLCLNYSQAWRGKAIARKELYSSDEEACNQLPWFCQRIVETNPGSVATVVALEDSKFRFFVAFHASLHGFEHGCRHLLFLDVISVRSNKHWKLLAATSVDGEGDIFPVALSVVDDENQENWHWFLEQLNDSLPALGAITFISNGKNGLWDEVSLIFPDSYHGYHVNCFIDEFKQQLDGSWSEEVKDTMVAHLEKAIYSCKVDEFNQYVELIKTESDKLAEWLLETKPERWSDAFFKGSRLGQYTCNVSETISDWIPSRYELSVVQLVDTIRCNLMEMMYTRRESSNTWTEVLTPSANQKLQEQMNKALTLNVVCSTGNDGNGHVFEVCDDSVNVVNIDTWECTCRKWHVSGIPCSHAIAVFDRTEQCPLDYCSKYFTTECYRLTYAMSINPIPDVFVPTAAGDPSQGTTTLLSSPILTRRQVGRPKEKPADPRIAIKRAVRCSRCKGYGHNKATCKVPISA, encoded by the exons ATGGGAAGTAGGCAAATTGTTGCTGTTCTTCAAGTAGGTGGAGAATTTTCAACAGATGATGATGGACGGATGTCCTATTATGGTGGAGAGGCTCATGCTATGCATGTGAAGAGTGATTGGACTTTTAAAGCGTTTAAACATGAAATATCTTCAACACTCAATAATCTCAAACTTGATTCCTATGTGTTCAAGTACTTCCTTCCGAGAAATGACAAAACTTTGATTTCAATATCAAATGACAAAGACTTGAAGCGCATGGTTGAATTCCATGCGGAGTCAGAAACAACTTACATATATGTCATGAAGAAGGCTGACAACAG GCTGAAGATCTCCATTGCAGGCGCTGACGCTCCTGCAGATTGTGCTGTGATAGCAACTACTCCTGATGGATCCAAGCGGCAAAAGATTTGTGCTAGTTGGGAGAATGCGATCACAGGAGCTGGTCAAGTGTTTCAAAGTGCAAAGGAATTCCGAGATGCATTACACAAGTATGCTATTGCTCATAGGTTTCATTACAAATTTGTCAAGAATGACTCTTCTCGTGTAACCGCGGAATGTACTGATGGAGGGTGTGCATGGCGTATACATGCATCAAAGTCTCGTTCAAAGGAGTTCATGGTCAAGAAAGTTTTTGGTACTCATACTTGTGAATCAGAGACCATCAAAAGTCATCGTTTGGCATCTCAGAAATGGGTTGCTAGTGTTATTAAGGAAAAAATACGTGATAGTCCAAACTACAGGCCAAGAGATATTGCGAATGATCTCCAACGTGAATATGGATTGTGCCTCAACTACTCCCAAGCTTGGCGTGGTAAAGCAATAGCCCGAAAAGAACTTTACAGCTCAGATGAAGAGGCATGCAATCAGCTACCTTGGTTTTGCCAAAGGATTGTTGAGACCAACCCTGGAAGTGTGGCAACAGTAGTGGCCTTGGAAGATTCGAAGTTTCGATTTTTTGTTGCATTCCATGCCTCCCTTCATGGTTTTGAGCATGGTTGCAGGCATCTTCTCTTTCTTGATGTGATTTCTGTCAGATCAAATAAACACTGGAAGCTATTAGCTGCTACTTCAGTTGATGGTGAAGGTGATATCTTCCCTGTTGCACTGTCTGTAGTGGATGATGAGAATCAAGAAAATTGGCATTGGTTTCTTGAGCAGCTAAATGATTCATTACCTGCACTTGGAGCAATAACATTCATATCTAATGGTAAGAATGGTCTGTGGGACGAGGTTTCTCTTATATTTCCAGATAGTTATCATGGATACCATGTCAACTGTTTTATTGACGAATTCAAGCAGCAGTTGGATGGCAGTTGGAGTGAAGAAGTAAAAGATACGATGGTTGCGCATCTTGAGAAAGCCATTTATTCATGCAAAGTTGATGAATTCAATCAGTATGTTGAACTCATCAAAACTGAATCTGATAAGCTTGCTGAATGGCTTTTGGAAACTAAACCAGAGCGGTGGTCAGATGCCTTTTTCAAAGGGTCACGACTTGGCCAGTACACTTGCAATGTTTCTGAGACAATTTCGGATTGGATTCCTAGCAGATATGAGCTCTCAGTAGTGCAGTTGGTTGACACGATCAGATGCAACCTAATGGAGATGATGTATACACGCAGGGAATCTTCCAATACCTGGACAGAAGTCTTAACACCATCAGCCAATCAGAAACTTCAGGAACAGATGAACAAAGCTCTCACACTCAATGTTGTTTGCTCAACTGGAAATGATGGAAATGGTCATGTGTTTGAGGTGTGTGATGACTCGGTCAATGTTGTCAACATTGATACATGGGAGTGCACCTGCAGAAAATGGCATGTGTCTGGGATTCCTTGCTCACATGCAATTGCGGTATTTGACCGTACTGAGCAGTGTCCACTTGACTACTGCTCCAAGTATTTCACAACGGAATGTTACCGCTTGACTTATGCCATGTCCATAAATCCAATACCTGATGTTTTTGTACCTACTGCAGCAGGTGACCCATCACAGGGCACGACGACATTACTTTCAAGCCCCATTCTGACCCGAAGACAAGTGGGCAGACCAAAGGAAAAGCCAGCTGATCCGCGTATTGCAATCAAAAGAGCAGTGCGCTGCAGCAGATGCAAGGGCTATGGGCACAATAAAGCAACTTGCAAAGTCCCCATCTCAGCCTAG